Proteins from a genomic interval of Drosophila melanogaster chromosome 2R:
- the CG8910 gene encoding uncharacterized protein: MPFGRKSPLEALALPGVMLAYKYSQFRQRRREAASRRVTERELSALHHKIDKLLSKLEEESEPDPPTSQEDECVICINARATMQTSPCGHRVVCRRCFVKTIQSAVAQRLLPLRCVICRARVNRLTSSSGTWRIQESASSYSMGAKSWASAGVAAGGVVPSASSYSMNDAHSGHHSFHQPTLHKSAVGRHHPHHYAARGSAHARVSQSDSLYSMSSTGSAASSASGYSHYSKTSSISSNGPCSPASPAVASSSNHLAPPSPTTHHHSHSLASPTPSGSSGSSLSPRENGTSHSHHGGCPIGCSGAVPRKPLHTLTNSSSTPISGSSSSGSGGGGVGNGNGSVPSGMMTPTHTYPGRRHVKNRLMDIQNRLPPIKEFRSPAKVPHPSPVHVSNPRFRYSTYTKSSAHELAPLLRESGSSPPPRRPSPMNIQLSCSALAPPPLKAGGAKICPLTSKNSLPKNAYVMPKDKKQPASVPQGKATGTASKSTPQGAGCSRASAGCSAANSGSTGAGSASNPKPSSSSSSRSFPLFSAASNQREKADNKKNESVERKKKEEKLKLKAEKEARKEEKRLAKEEERLAKLHAKEEKKRGKKEAKELLLANDGNSKK; encoded by the exons ATGCCCTTCGGCCGCAAGTCCCCGCTGGAGGCACTGGCCCTTCCCGGCGTCATGCTCGCCTACAAGTACAGCCAGTTCCGCCAGCGCCGCCGGGAGGCCGCCAGCCGACGGGTCACCGAGCGCGAACTCTCGGCGCTGCACCATAAAATC GACAAACTACTGAGTAAACTGGAGGAGGAAAGCGAGCCGGATCCTCCAACCTCCCAGGAGGACGAATGTGTGATCTGCATCAATGCCCGGGCCACCATGCAGACATCGCCATGTGGCCACCGCGTCGTCTGCCGCCGCTGCTTTGTGAAGACCATTCAGAGTGCGGTGGCCCAACGACTGTTGCCCCTTCGCTGCGTCATTTGTCGAGCGCGGGTCAATCGTCTGACCTCGTCCTCGGGCACTTGGCGAATCCAGGAGTCGGCCAGCAGCTACTCAATGGGCGCCAAGAGTTGGGCCTCCGCCGGAGTGGCCGCCGGCGGTGTGGTACCCTCGGCGAGCTCCTACTCGATGAACGATGCGCACAGCGGCCACCATTCGTTCCACCAGCCCACGCTGCACAAGTCGGCGGTGGGACGGCATCACCCGCATCATTACGCCGCCCGAGGATCAGCCCATGCTCGAGTCTCCCAGTCGGACAGCCTGTACTCGATGAGCTCGACGGGATCGGCGGCTTCATCGGCCTCCGGTTATTCACACTACTCCAAGACGTCTTCCATATCGAGCAACGGTCCCTGCTCACCGGCCTCGCCGGCCGTGGCTTCCAGCTCCAATCACCTGGCACCGCCatcgcccaccacccaccatcaCAGTCATAGTCTGGCCTCACCCACTCCATCGGGATCATCGGGCAGTTCCCTTTCACCGCGGGAAAATGGAACTTCACATTCGCATCATGGTGGGTGTCCCATTGGTTGCTCCGGTGCCGTGCCAAGAAAACCGCTTCACACGCTCACCAATAGCTCATCCACGCCCATTTCCGGTTCATCGTCGAGCGGAAGTGGGGGAGGAGGAGTGGGCAACGGCAACGGTAGTGTACCAAGTGGAATGATGACGCCTACGCATACGTATCCTGGCCGAAGGCATGTAAAGAACCGACTGATGGACATCCAGAACCGCCTGCCGCCGATCAAGGAGTTCCGCAGTCCGGCCAAAGTGCCGCATCCTTCGCCCGTGCACGTCAGCAATCCCAGATTTCG TTACTCCACTTATACAAAGTCCAGTGCCCATGAACTGGCTCCGTTGCTGCGTGAATCCGGATCGTCGCCTCCGCCACGTCGCCCCAGTCCGATGAACATCCAGCTGAGCTGCTCCGCACTGGCCCCGCCCCCTTTGAAGGCGGGCGGGGCAAAGATCTGCCCACTGACCTCGAAGAACTCGCTGCCGAAAAACGCTTACGTGATGCCCAAGGATAAGAAGCAGCCAGCTTCTGTTCCGCAAGGGAAAGCTACTGGTACTGCCTCCAAGTCGACTCCACAAGGAGCAGGCTGCTCGAGGGCATCAGCTGGATGTTCTGCTGCCAATTCAGGATCAACTGGAGCTGGATCGGCTAGTAATCCCAAGCCCTCGTCAAGCTCTTCCAGTCGCAGTTTTCCGCTTTTCTCCGCCGCCAGTAATCAGA GAGAGAAGGCTGACAATAAGAAGAACGAATCTGTTGAGCGCAAgaaaaaggaggaaaagctCAAGCTGAAGGCTGAGAAGGAAGCCAGAAAG GAGGAAAAGCGACTGGCCAAGGAGGAGGAGCGTCTGGCCAAGCTGCACGCCAAGGAGGAGAAGAAGCGGGGCAAGAAGGAGGCCAAGGAGCTGCTGTTGGCCAACGATGGGAACAGCAAGAAGTGA
- the CG6472 gene encoding uncharacterized protein: MVLTAASTLCNVFTFLLAGSPIFYSAAPRGSCSTCCAIKEREDIKFMLYTSRNRNSAQLLHLSDDARLAQSNFNFNYPLAIYLHGFSESATGERQSSQELKDAFLRRGNYNVILIDWSAMTAVPWYSNAVENLPVSGRYLARFLRFLVDKGYPAKYIHLIGFSLGAEVAGFAGKQLQEWGIKLPRITALDPALPLFEGNSSNRRLSPSDARFVDVIHTDGGLLGNPAPMGHADFYPNGGRPLQPGCAKQNIANNWLGIIVGCSHQRAWEYFVESIAQPRGFPAQRCEPSDMFGICREPGGGPAFMGMGADPRIRGKFYLDTNDAKPFGRNSRARAIVSLAPRLPIAYKLPPNATRQPSVSRWANGQKEQDNEDEDNNALSNNIDRFSLT, from the exons ATGGTGCTAACGGCTGCCTCGACATTATGCAATGTATTTACATTTCTGCTGG CTGGTTCACCGATTTTCTACAGCGCCGCTCCGCGTGGATCCTGCTCCACTTGCTGTGCCATTAAAGAGCGCGAGGACATAAAGTTCATGCTGTACACCAG TCGGAACCGCAATTCCGCACAACTGCTCCACCTGAGCGACGATGCCCGGCTGGCGCagagcaatttcaatttcaattaccCGCTGGCCATCTATCTGCACGGCTTCTCGGAATCGGCCACCGGCGAACGGCAGAGCAGCCAGGAGCTAAAGGACG CGTTTCTCAGGAGGGGCAACTACAATGTCATCCTCATCGACTGGAGCGCGATGACAGCGGTGCCCTGGTACTCGAATGCCGTCGAGAATCTGCCGGTGTCGGGTCGCTATTTGGCCAGGTTCCTGCGATTCCTGGTGGACAAGGGTTACCCAGCGAAGTACATCCACTTGATTGGCTTCAGTCTGGGCGCCGAGGTGGCCGGTTTTGCGGGCAAGCAGCTGCAGGAGTGGGGCATCAAGCTGCCCAGGATAACGGCCCTCGATCCAGCTCTACCGCTTTTCGAGGGCAACAGCTCCAACCGCCGCTTGAGTCCCAGTGACGCTAGGTTCGTGGATGTCATCCACACCGACGGTGGCCTTCTGGGCAATCCAGCGCCCATGGGTCATGCAGACTTCTATCCGAATGGCGGACGACCCCTGCAGCCGGGTTGTGCCAAACAGAATATTGCCAATAACTGGCTGGGAATCATTG TTGGCTGCAGTCACCAGCGTGCCTGGGAATACTTCGTGGAGAGCATAGCCCAGCCTCGAGGATTTCCCGCCCAGCGTTGCGAGCCCTCCGATATGTTCGGCATTTGCCGTGAACCAGGAGGTGGCCCCGCCTTCATGGGCATGGGGGCGGATCCCAG GATTCGTGGCAAATTCTATCTGGATACGAACGATGCCAAGCCGTTTGGGAGGAACAGCCGGGCGAGGGCAATTGTCTCGCTGGCTCCTCGGCTGCCTATTGCCTACAAATTGCCACCTAATGCCACCAGACAGCCATCTGTCAGTCGGTGGGCCAATGGCCAAAAGGAGCAGGACAACGAGGACGAGGACAACAACGCGCTGAGCAACAACATTGACAGGTTCTCACTGACGTGA